The following are from one region of the Neurospora crassa OR74A linkage group III, whole genome shotgun sequence genome:
- the wsc gene encoding woronin sorting complex protein, variant translates to MRVLDALIRQHHEVEQAYLKQLETNPLRTKMLTAGTLAGSQELLASWLAKDRNKNGNYFTARVPKMATYGALVSAPLGHFLIWILQKMFQNRKSLRAKILQILVSNLIVAPIQNSVYLVAMAIIAGAKTWKQVQATVRVGFWKVMKVSWLSSPLCLAFAQKFLPEAAWMPFFNLVSFFIGTYINYITKKKRLAALRRKHFGDGAHGDHRHDRERERDRERERHSSPPHGHGPSHGGRPINPTLGSHHGGGPVPPPQDYPSLGQNPRY, encoded by the exons ATGCGCGTCCTGGATGCGCTCATACGACAACACCATGAAGTCGAACAG GCCTACCTCAAGCAGCTGGAGACCAACCCCCTCCGTACCAAGATGCTCACTGCCGGTACCCTGGCAGGTAGTCAAGAATTGCTCGCATCATGGCTCGCCAAGGATCGCAACAAGAATGGCAACTACTTCACGGCCCGCGTCCCCAAGATGGCCACCTACGGCGCCCTTGTTAGCGCCCCCTTAGGCCATTTCCTCATCTGGATCCTTCAGAAGATGTTCCAGAACCGCAAGAGCTTGAGGGCCAAGATCCTCCAGATTCTTGTCAGCAACTTGATT GTTGCCCCGATTCAAAACTCGGTATATCTTGTTGCCATGGCCATCATTGCCGGCGCCAAGACATGGAAGCAAGTCCAAGCGACCGTACGTGTCGGCTTCTGGAAGGTCATGAAGGTCAGCTGGCTCTCATCGCCCCTCTGCCTGGCCTTTGCCCAGAAGTTCTTGCCCGAAGCAGCCTGGATGCCCTTCTTCAACCttgtttccttcttcatcggTACCTATATCAACTACAttaccaagaagaagcgcctCGCCGCTTTGCGCAGGAAGCACTTCGGCGACGGTGCTCACGGCGATCATAGACATGATCGTGAGCGGGAGCGTGATCGTGAGCGTGAGCGCCATAGCAGCCCCCCTCACGGCCACGGCCCTTCCCACGGCGGCCGTCCCATCAACCCTACTCTCGGCAGCCATCACGGAGGTGGTCCCGTCCCGCCTCCTCAGGACTACCCCTCTCTCGGCCAGAACCCCCGTTACTAA
- the nor-1 gene encoding NADPH oxidase regulator NoxR: MSLKQEIETWVSALAQYDNSEFDAALQEFEKIADTSKILFNMGVIHATLGQHEQAVECYQRAIRLDQYLAVAYFQQGVSNFLLGDFEEALANFNDTLLYLRGNQVIDYAQLGLLFKLYSCEVLFNRGLCYIYLQQIEAGMQDLSYAAKEKVVEDHNVIDEAIKENAEGYTVFSIPVGVVYRPNEAKVRNLKTKDYLGKARLVATSDANNAFTGFAGAEIKNAGKLEVKDDRPVESLSFAATNLVKPGLQSRRQQSEPPTNRSMFPPTPPPENEKSQMSRGASVRNGPKPMPARLNLDKVRPSDRYEKTSPEEPSRRPSRAASATPSRGFSQREQPPPPRMRRSQQEEEDSYPSELYDMYGGPGPNRNSRGQRSNRSAPRYIQEEDDESDYDVSFDEAEFEMVSGRRPSLSTVRSSGGRGSSRRPELRSIRVKVHAGDVRYIMVGTAIEFPDFEEKIRSKFGIRRRIKIKIKDDDSPDGDMITVGDQDDLDMLIQTVKQNARKQRLETGKMEVWVQEI, translated from the exons ATGTCGCTAAAACAG GAAATAGAGACCTGGGTCTCTGCCCTGGCGCAGTATGACAACAGCGAGTTCGATGCTGCATTGCAGGAGTTCGAAAAGATTGCCGACACCTCCAAGATCCTCTTCAATATGGGCGTTATTCATGCGACATTGGGTCAACACGAGCAAGCT GTCGAGTGCTATCAACGAGCGATCCGGCTTGATCAGTACCTAGCTGTCGCATACTTTCAACAGGGTGTTTCCAACTTCTTGCTTGGCGACTTCGAGGAGGCATTAGCCAATTTCAACGACACACTTCTATATCTTCGAGGCAACCAAGTCATCGACTATGCGCAGCTGGGCCTTCTCTTCAAGCTTTATTCATGCGAAGTCCTCTTCAACCGTGGTCTTTGCTACATCTACCTTCAACAAATCGAAGCTGGTATGCAGGATTTGTCGTATgcggccaaggagaaggtgGTTGAGGACCATAATGTGATCGATGAAGCGATCAAGGAGAACGCAGAG GGCTACACCGTTTTCTCTATCCCAGTGGGCGTCGTCTACCGACCAAACGAAGCGAAAGTGCGAAACCTAAAGACCAAGGACTATCTTGGCAAAGCCCGCCTAGTGGCAACATCAGATGCGAACAATGCATTCACTGGTTTTGCCGGTGCTGAAATCAAAAAT GCTGGGAAGCTTGAGGTGAAGGATGATAGGCCAGTCGAGTCGCTGTCTTTCGCCGCTACCAACCTCGTCAAGCCTGGGCTACAGAGCAGAAGGCAACAGTCGGAGCCCCCGACCAACCGCAGCATGTTCCCGCCGACACCGCCCCCCGAGAATGAAAAGTCGCAGATGAGCCGCGGGGCTTCTGTCCGAAACGGACCTAAACCCATGCCGGCTAGGCTTAACCTCGATAAAGTCCGACCGAGTGATCGCTACGAAAAGACGTCACCAGAAGAGCCCTCTAGGCGGCCTTCTCGCGCAGCATCGGCCACCCCATCGCGAGGTTTCTCCCAACGCGAACAGCCCCCGCCGCCAAGAATGAGACGGTCTcaacaggaggaggaggacagcTACCCGAGCGAATTATACGATATGTACGGCGGCCCCGGCCCCAACCGAAACAGCCGTGGACAGAGGAGCAACCGAAGCGCCCCGCGATACATccaggaagaagacgatgagaGCGACTACGACGTTTCCTTCGATGAGGCTGAATTTGAGATGGTATCTGGTCGTAGGCCCAGTCTCAGCACGGTTCGAAGCTCCGGAGGACGCGGTTCTTCTAGGCGGCCTGAACTTCGCAGCATCCGTGTTAAGGTGCATGCTGGCGATGTTCGCTACATCATGGTCGGAACTGCCATCGAGTTCCCCGACTTTGAGGAGAAGATCAGGAGCAAGTTTGGGATTCGCCGCCGCATCAAGATCAAAATCAAGGATGACGACTCGCCAGATGGTGATATGATCACGGTGGGCGACCAAGACGATCTTGACATGCTCATTCAGACAGTCAAGCAAAATGCAAGGAAACAAAGATTGGAGACCGGGAAGATGGAG GTCTGGGTCCAGGAGATATAG
- the wsc gene encoding woronin sorting complex protein yields MSVKEHHSTVGAIAEAVAEAAHGDLPGTKGHHPISAVIGTAITGGRQNAGTKGYLTAYLKQLETNPLRTKMLTAGTLAGSQELLASWLAKDRNKNGNYFTARVPKMATYGALVSAPLGHFLIWILQKMFQNRKSLRAKILQILVSNLIVAPIQNSVYLVAMAIIAGAKTWKQVQATVRVGFWKVMKVSWLSSPLCLAFAQKFLPEAAWMPFFNLVSFFIGTYINYITKKKRLAALRRKHFGDGAHGDHRHDRERERDRERERHSSPPHGHGPSHGGRPINPTLGSHHGGGPVPPPQDYPSLGQNPRY; encoded by the exons ATGTCGGTAAAAGAACACCACAGCACTGTTGGTGCCATCGCCGAGGCTGTCGCCGAAGCTGCCCACGGTGACTTGCCCGGTACCAAGGGCCACCATCCCATCTCGGCCGTCATTGGTACTGCCATCACCGGCGGCAGGCAAAATGCCGGCACTAAGGGCTATTTGACT GCCTACCTCAAGCAGCTGGAGACCAACCCCCTCCGTACCAAGATGCTCACTGCCGGTACCCTGGCAGGTAGTCAAGAATTGCTCGCATCATGGCTCGCCAAGGATCGCAACAAGAATGGCAACTACTTCACGGCCCGCGTCCCCAAGATGGCCACCTACGGCGCCCTTGTTAGCGCCCCCTTAGGCCATTTCCTCATCTGGATCCTTCAGAAGATGTTCCAGAACCGCAAGAGCTTGAGGGCCAAGATCCTCCAGATTCTTGTCAGCAACTTGATT GTTGCCCCGATTCAAAACTCGGTATATCTTGTTGCCATGGCCATCATTGCCGGCGCCAAGACATGGAAGCAAGTCCAAGCGACCGTACGTGTCGGCTTCTGGAAGGTCATGAAGGTCAGCTGGCTCTCATCGCCCCTCTGCCTGGCCTTTGCCCAGAAGTTCTTGCCCGAAGCAGCCTGGATGCCCTTCTTCAACCttgtttccttcttcatcggTACCTATATCAACTACAttaccaagaagaagcgcctCGCCGCTTTGCGCAGGAAGCACTTCGGCGACGGTGCTCACGGCGATCATAGACATGATCGTGAGCGGGAGCGTGATCGTGAGCGTGAGCGCCATAGCAGCCCCCCTCACGGCCACGGCCCTTCCCACGGCGGCCGTCCCATCAACCCTACTCTCGGCAGCCATCACGGAGGTGGTCCCGTCCCGCCTCCTCAGGACTACCCCTCTCTCGGCCAGAACCCCCGTTACTAA
- the thi-4 gene encoding thiamine-4 gives MSASNDSGRTLPRVLVIAGSDSSGGAGLEADQKVIAAHGCYAMTATTALTAQNTKGVYGIHEVPVDFLRKQIDAVVGDVGVDVVKTGMLASAGTIEAVAQALQDHKLKTLVIDPVMIATTGAELLPNSASRALCEKLLPIATILTPNVPEANKLLLETGHEERPVQSVVDLEDIAIKVQKLGSKWVLVKGGHTPFRRDGTEAKTEDEMEIVVNVLVGPASGKTKRDTEGEEKLQAVRIEMPYQRSRNTHGTGCSLASAIASNLAKGMDMVPAVKAGIRYVDAAIRTAPGLGQGNGPLNHFHSVKALPFSSGHFLDYLLERPDVAPVWDRYIHHPFVMAMGDGTLPRESFKGYLMQDYVYLIHYARANALASYKAKNIEDVAGSAAIVANCFREMNLHVQYCAGFGISKEQMEKTEEHQACTAYTRYVLDIGQSEDWFALQMALAPCLLGYGAIAKHLHASPNSKANETDNLYWTWITNYVADDYTTAVKAGCELLERHAVLQSSGRIEELVRVFIHATKMEIGFWEMFPYKAEEGGSQ, from the exons ATGAGTGCCTCCAATGACAGTGGTAGGACACTACCCAGAGTATTGGTAATAGCAGGGTCGGACAGTTCGGGCGGAGC AGGTCTCGAAGCAGACCAGAAAGTCATTGCCGCTCATGGATGCTATGCTATGACAGCTACCACCGCATTGACGGCCCAGAATACCAAGGGAGTGTACGGCATTCACGAGGTTCCGGTGGACTTCCTAAGGAAGCAGATTGATGCTGTAGTGGGTGATGTCGGTGTTGACGTTGTCAAGACTG GCATGCTTGCTTCGGCCGGCACTATCGAGGCTGTTGCTCAGGCTCTCCAGGATCACAAGCTCAAAACACTGGTTATTGACCCG GTAATGATCGCGACAACAGGCGCTGAACTCCTCCCTAATTCGGCCTCCCGTGCTCTCTGCGAGAAACTCCTCCCCATAGCCACCATCCTGACGCCTAACGTCCCGGAAGCGAACAAACTCCTACTCGAAACCGGCCACGAAGAGCGCCCGGTTCAGTCTGTTGTCGATCTTGAGGATATTGCCATCAAGGTGCAGAAGCTTGGGTCAAAGTGGGTGCTCGTCAAGGGCGGTCATACTCCCTTCCGCAGGGATGGCACTGAGGCAAAGACGGAAGATGAGATGGAAATCGTCGTCAATGTCCTCGTGGGACCTGCTTCAgggaagacgaagagagacacagagggcgaggagaagtTACAGGCAGTCAGGATCGAGATGCCGTACCAGAGATCTAGGAATACCCATGGTACTGGTTGCTCCTTAGCTT ccgcTATTGCCTCGAACCTCGCCAAGGGGATGGACATGGTCCCGGCTGTCAAGGCCGGAATTAGATATGTCGATGCCGCAATCAGGACGGCGCCTGGGTTAGGCCAGGGGAACGGGCCCCTCAATCATTTTCACTCCGTCAAGGCACTTCCATTCTCTTC CGGTCACTTCCTCGATTATCTTCTTGAACGACCCGACGTGGCCCCAGTGTGGGACCGCTACATCCATCACCCGTTTGTCATGGCCATGGGTGATGGGACTCTGCCAAGAGAGTCATTCAAGGGATATCTGATGCAAGATTATGTCTATCTC ATTCATTACGCCCGTGCAAACGCATTGGCTTCGTACAAGGCCAAGAACATCGAGGACGTTGCTGGT TCGGCCGCTATTGTTGCGAACTGCTTCAGGGAGATGAATCTCCATGTCCAATACTGTGCTGGTTTCGGCATCTCCAAAGAGCAAATGGAGAAGACCGAGGAACATCAAG CATGCACGGCATATACAAG ATACGTCCTAGACATAGGCCAATCCGAAGATTGGTTCGCCCTCCAGATGGCTCTGGCCCCATGTCTCCTCGGCTACGGCGCCATCGCCAAACACTTACATGCCTCCCCCAACTCCAAGGCCAACGAAACTGACAACCTCTACTGGACCTGGATTACCAACTACGTCGCGGATGACTATACCACCGCCGTCAAAGCGGGCTGCGAACTGTTGGAACGGCATGCCGTGCTGCAGAGCTCCGGGAGGATTGAGGAGTTGGTGCGCGTGTTTATACATGCTACCAAG ATGGAGATTGGATTCTGGGAGATGTTTCCGTacaaggcggaggagggtgggTCCCAATGA
- a CDS encoding ELL complex subunit Eap30: MSHRKNKAVGLAAFDRSRLTSAQYATHGSALRSSQASALETQLSVFRSLLQQFAATHAKDIKSNPTFRAQFARMCAAIGVDPLLASSGHGDSKGKGDSMWAQLLGRTVNDFYFELAVRVVEVCGETRGENGGLIEVGMVRERVVKGRVEGMGVQGVTEDDILRAVGTLKPLGSAYSVIKVGSKQYIRSVPKELNTDQSAVLEAAQVLGYVSVSMLMDNLRWTRARAQTALEDLVGEGMLWVDKQGIEWEYWSPGFMLEGDLPLDGFD, from the exons ATGTCCCACCGCAAAAACAAAGCAGTCGGCCTCGCAGCCTTTGACCGCTCCCGCCTCACCTCCGCACAATACGCCACGCACGGCTCCGCCTTGCGCTCCTCGCAAGCCTCGGCTCTCGAGACCCAACTCTCCGTCTTCCGCTCCCTGCTACAACAATTCGCCGCCACGCACGCCAAAGACATCAAGTCCAACCCTACTTTCCGGGCACAGTTTGCGCGCATGTGCGCGGCTATCGGGGTGGATCCGCTTCTGGCTAGTAGTGGACATGGCGACAgcaaggggaaaggggataGTATGTGGGCGCAGTTGCTGGGGCGGACGGTGAATGACTTTTATTTTGAGCTGGCggtgagggtggtggaggtctGTGGGGAGACGAGAGGGGAGAACGGAGGGCTGATTGAGGTGGGCATGGTGAGGGAGAGGGTGGTGAAGGGACGGGTAGAGGGGATGGGTGTCCAGGGGGTTACTGA AGATGATATTCTTCGCGCCGTAGGGACACTCAAGCCTCTTGGGTCGGCTTATTCGGTTATCAAGGTTGGGAGCAAGCAGTATATTCGCTCTGTGCCCAAGGAACTAAATACGGATCAGAGCGCCGTGCTAGAAGCAGCCCAGGTGTTGGGATACGTCAGCGTGTCAATGTTGATGGATAACCTGCGATGGACGAGAGCACGAGCGCAAACGGCGTTGGAGGATCTTGTGGGCGAGGGTATGCTTTGGGTTGACAAGCAGGGTATTGAATGGGAGTATTGGAGCCCTGGGTTTATGCTCGAAGGTGATCTTCCATTAGATGGGTTTGActga
- the thi-4 gene encoding thiamine-4, variant — protein MSASNDSGRTLPRVLVIAGSDSSGGAGLEADQKVIAAHGCYAMTATTALTAQNTKGVYGIHEVPVDFLRKQIDAVVGDVGVDVVKTGMLASAGTIEAVAQALQDHKLKTLVIDPVMIATTGAELLPNSASRALCEKLLPIATILTPNVPEANKLLLETGHEERPVQSVVDLEDIAIKVQKLGSKWVLVKGGHTPFRRDGTEAKTEDEMEIVVNVLVGPASGKTKRDTEGEEKLQAVRIEMPYQRSRNTHGTGCSLASAIASNLAKGMDMVPAVKAGIRYVDAAIRTAPGLGQGNGPLNHFHSVKALPFSSGHFLDYLLERPDVAPVWDRYIHHPFVMAMGDGTLPRESFKGYLMQDYVYLVCPGLCCSIRFCHIDSLRPCKRIGFVQGQEHRGRCWFGRYCCELLQGDESPCPILCWFRHLQRANGEDRGTSSMHGIYKIRPRHRPIRRLVRPPDGSGPMSPRLRRHRQTLTCLPQLQGQRN, from the exons ATGAGTGCCTCCAATGACAGTGGTAGGACACTACCCAGAGTATTGGTAATAGCAGGGTCGGACAGTTCGGGCGGAGC AGGTCTCGAAGCAGACCAGAAAGTCATTGCCGCTCATGGATGCTATGCTATGACAGCTACCACCGCATTGACGGCCCAGAATACCAAGGGAGTGTACGGCATTCACGAGGTTCCGGTGGACTTCCTAAGGAAGCAGATTGATGCTGTAGTGGGTGATGTCGGTGTTGACGTTGTCAAGACTG GCATGCTTGCTTCGGCCGGCACTATCGAGGCTGTTGCTCAGGCTCTCCAGGATCACAAGCTCAAAACACTGGTTATTGACCCG GTAATGATCGCGACAACAGGCGCTGAACTCCTCCCTAATTCGGCCTCCCGTGCTCTCTGCGAGAAACTCCTCCCCATAGCCACCATCCTGACGCCTAACGTCCCGGAAGCGAACAAACTCCTACTCGAAACCGGCCACGAAGAGCGCCCGGTTCAGTCTGTTGTCGATCTTGAGGATATTGCCATCAAGGTGCAGAAGCTTGGGTCAAAGTGGGTGCTCGTCAAGGGCGGTCATACTCCCTTCCGCAGGGATGGCACTGAGGCAAAGACGGAAGATGAGATGGAAATCGTCGTCAATGTCCTCGTGGGACCTGCTTCAgggaagacgaagagagacacagagggcgaggagaagtTACAGGCAGTCAGGATCGAGATGCCGTACCAGAGATCTAGGAATACCCATGGTACTGGTTGCTCCTTAGCTT ccgcTATTGCCTCGAACCTCGCCAAGGGGATGGACATGGTCCCGGCTGTCAAGGCCGGAATTAGATATGTCGATGCCGCAATCAGGACGGCGCCTGGGTTAGGCCAGGGGAACGGGCCCCTCAATCATTTTCACTCCGTCAAGGCACTTCCATTCTCTTC CGGTCACTTCCTCGATTATCTTCTTGAACGACCCGACGTGGCCCCAGTGTGGGACCGCTACATCCATCACCCGTTTGTCATGGCCATGGGTGATGGGACTCTGCCAAGAGAGTCATTCAAGGGATATCTGATGCAAGATTATGTCTATCTCGTATGTCCTGGCTTGTGTTGCAGTATCAGATTTTGTCATATTG ATTCATTACGCCCGTGCAAACGCATTGGCTTCGTACAAGGCCAAGAACATCGAGGACGTTGCTGGT TCGGCCGCTATTGTTGCGAACTGCTTCAGGGAGATGAATCTCCATGTCCAATACTGTGCTGGTTTCGGCATCTCCAAAGAGCAAATGGAGAAGACCGAGGAACATCAAG CATGCACGGCATATACAAG ATACGTCCTAGACATAGGCCAATCCGAAGATTGGTTCGCCCTCCAGATGGCTCTGGCCCCATGTCTCCTCGGCTACGGCGCCATCGCCAAACACTTACATGCCTCCCCCAACTCCAAGGCCAACGAAACTGA